In Hippopotamus amphibius kiboko isolate mHipAmp2 chromosome 6, mHipAmp2.hap2, whole genome shotgun sequence, the genomic window CGCGCGCGGTGCCGTTCCCAGGGCGGTCTGTCTGTCGTACCCGTGCTGAGTCCTCCCGCCGCCCTTACGCCAGCAGCAAGGGCTGTTGTGCCTCCTGCCCCGCACCTCCCACCGCCCTTTCTGAGACGTGACGGCAGGGCTCCGAGCGGCGGCGAAGGGAGCGCTTTCTTCTGGGCCTGGCTCCTGCCTTGGCCGTGCCTGGGGCAAAGGGAGGTAGGCCTGGCTCTGCTCTCGCTCCCAGAAGTGGGTCCGGAGGAGGCTTCCGAGTTCGCGAGAGGAGAGGCGTGAGGGAGTGCCCTCCTGCTTGTGCCCAGGACCCGCCGGGAGGGCGTGGTCGCAGTGTAAACCTGGCCTTGGACGGGAGCCTGCCCTGCTTCTCCGTCTCAGTGAATGAGCCTCTCCGGAGAGGTGTGGAGGGCGGAGTCCCGCGTCCAGCCGCGGGCCCGGTGTCGGAGGCTGTTCTGTGGGGGGGCCCGCGGCTGTCGGGGGAGAGGAGCCTGGGGTCCCACCCTGCCTCCTGGGCCCCAGccggcctggggggggggggcgtgcgtTTCCCTTCCTGGGGGGCCCTCCTGTGTTTGGGTGGGCTTTGGCCCTTCCCGGGTGttgtcctctctccttcctgcttttCCTGCCCCcccccggggcgggggtggggatcGCAGGGTGGTTGTGTCTGTGGTGGCCTCCGTGACAAGGAGGCTGGGCGCTCGTCCCTCCCACGCCACGCCTCTCGGCGCCGCAAGGGTCGCTGTGCGCGCGGGGTGCGACGTGGTCTCTGGGCCGGGCTGTGCGAGGGCCGCCCTGGCCCAGTGGCCACATCACTTCACGGAGGAGGGTCCCGTGTTCGGGCCTCACCGCCTCCTTCCAGCCTTCGCCTCCCCCAGTCTCTCCCGTCTGGCTGCAGGTTGCAGGAAACCTTTCTTTAGGTTCCTGGCGTGGACAGGTCCGTACGGGGTGGCTGGCCGTGAGGGGTGCAGCTGGGTGCCACATGCGTCCACCGCGGGCAGCGTGAGGCTGGCCCCACCTCTGCCTCAGCGCAGAGCCCGTGCCCGTCCTCAGGTGCGAGGGGTCCCAGTGGCAGATGCGGGAGCCTCGTGGGCTGTTGGCTTTCTAGCGCTCAGAGCATCCAGGAGGGCACTGCTCTCTCCCACCTGGCCCggctcccaccccaggcccaggcccaggcccagactTAGGCTGCGCCAGCAGAGTCGGTGTCTGAGGTCAGAGCGAGGGCCTGCTGGTCCCCCAGTCCAGCCACACTGGGAGGCTCAGTTCCCTTCTGGACTCCCCGTTCAAGACAAGAGTGGAGCGCTCCTCTGAAGGAGGTGGATGGAGCGAGAGGGGGGTCCCACGGTCCtggcaggagggggtggaggcaCTGGAGATGCGTAGGCTGTGGTGACACGATGGTCAGGCTGCGCCAGGTGCTCCTAAGCGCGTGAAGGACTGCCTGCGGGAGGTGTGGTTGTGGTTGGAGCGCTTGGCCGCAAGCCCGGGGCTAAGGCCGTGGTGCTCCCTTGGGCTCTTGCAGCTCAGAACTCCTGGAACTGGCTTGAAGAGGGAACTGGGTGGCCAGGAGAGGACTGGGGCTTAGGccttgctgggggaggagggaggcgagGTGGTACTTTGAGAAGGGCGCTGGCTTCACAGGTTGACaactgggtttgaatcccggATCTGCTGCACTCTTGCTGGTAATGTAGGCAAGTCATGTCACTTGTTTGAACccgtttccttatttgtaaactgTAGGAAAACCTATCTGACCCACCTAGGTGGCTTAGCGTAAGGCTGTGTGCAAATGCCAGGCCCTCTGCCGGGTGCGCGGCAGGTCCTGGGGGCTGCCGGGAGGAGGCGGGCTGCTGGTAGGCTGCCCTGATCCTGGGGCCTTAGCCCTCCTGCTGCCTTCTGCCTCGGTGGTCAGATGCCACGGCTAAAGAGAGCTTGCTGTGAGAAGGGTCTCAGTCCTTGGGGCCGTCCCAGCACGCCCTGGTCTTCACCACGTCGCCTCTGTTGGGCAGGGCTGAGAATTACTGGTGGCGTGGACAGAACACGCGGACGCTGTGTGTGGGGCCCTTCCCTCGCAACGTGGTGACCTCCGTGGCCGGCCTGTCGGCCCAGGACATCAGCCAGCCCCTGCAGAACAGCTTCATCCACACCGGGCACGGCGACAGCGACCCCCGTCACTGCTGGGGCTTCCCCGACAGGATCGACGAGTGAGTCCCGGCCGAGGGCCGCCTGGGGCGCCAGGGCCAGCGGCCCCTCCCCGGCACGCAGGCCCTCCGGTCCCCCGGGCCCCGGGTGCGGCTGTGGGCCGAGGGCCTCGTCCAGCAGCTTTTCCTTGTAGGCAGAACTGGGGTCGGCGCTTCAGAGGGTGGACTCACTCTTCATTTCGGTGgaaaggcctccgggggccgtacCTTAGCCCCTCCCCGGCAGACTGGCTTTAGGAAAACGGACCTGGGACAGCCTTTGGAAGCAGTGCAGTAGCAAAGCCTCTCGTGCGTTTGGGGACAGTTCCCCTTCTCCTGCCGGGGGCGCCCGCGTCCTGGAGAGGGGAGCGGCGGGCTCGGCCCAGGGGCGCCCGCGCAGGAAGACGCCCTGCGGGGAAGCCTTGGGGACTTCAGGCAGCAGCTCGTGGCTCACTCTCTTCCTAGGACGGGGGTTCCGTCTGCTTTAAGGGAAAGGATGAGGCCATCGGGGGTCACCTGGGGAGGACGCACAGGAGGATCAGTCACTTCCCGGGGGCCCCGCCCAGGGAGCCAAGTGGAGCTCCTCCCGCTGGCGTCCAGGCCTCTGCCGGCCCCGGGGCGTCTGGGCAGCGCCGTCCCCTCTGCTTCTGACAGGCTCCCGCCCCGCGGGGCTTCACCCCGCCCCGCACACCAGCACACTGAGCCCGGGGAGGGTGCCCTCACCTCGTAAGAGCCGGGCGAGGGCCTGAGGGGGGTGGGGCCGAAGACGGCAGACGGCCTCCAGCGGGCAGCCTGGCGCCCTGGGCCCCGCTCCAGGCGGGCCGTGACCAGCCCAGCCCCGTCCCTCCGGGCTTTAATCGGTCTGGTGACTAAGTGCCAGGTCCTGACAGTTGACAGGGGTTGCAGGTGAAGTGAGGATGTGGCCTGGCCTGGACCCTGCCTCCCGGCAGTGGGGTAGAAGGATGCCTCCTGCCCACCCTGACTCGGGCGGTGTGGCCCGTGCTGCAGGGCCTGGCAGGACAGGAGAGCGTGCGCGAGCGCGTGGCTgctgggggtgggttggggtgcCTTGGGGGTTGCAGAGGGCCAGCTTGCCCTTTTAGGGTGTTCCTGGAGctcctgcagtcccaggcttttCAGCCTGTGGTCAGGAGGTCTTTCTCTGTCCCCCTCTCCACGGTACCCTCCCCTGGTCACTGCTGCATCTACAGAAGGGAGCTCCTGGGAGTCCAAAGTCCCGTGCCCGGACCCGTGTCTGCACGGGGCTTGGACGAGATGGTTCTGTCCTCGGCCTGACCCCAGGGTGTGGTCACTGCCGCCACCCCAGCCCTTACCCGTCTCTGATCTGCTTCTCTCCGCAGACTCTACCTGGGAAACCCCATGGACCCTCCGGACCTGCTGAGCGTGGAACTGAGCCTCTCCAGACCCACCCAGCACCTGGGCAGGGTGAAAAGTAAGGGCCCCCACGCCCCTGGTCCCCGTGTTCATCCGCCGCCTGGAAGGGGTGCTGTCTCCTCGGGCCACGCGGAGCTGGCTCTTCCTGCCCCGGGGCGGCTGGGCGAGGGCAGGAGGGGGACAGCTGTGGCCCTGGCTCCGGCTCGGCGTGGGGTGGACGGCGAGAGGCAGCTGTATCCGCCGGGGCGGGCGTCCTCAGCCGGCCTGTGCCGGTCTGCCCGCCCAGCTCCCCTCcgccctcctgcttccctctgtgCTCAGGTCCTGGCCCCCCGCGCTCCCCTAATCCTGCCCTCCTCTCCTGAGCCAGCACCACCCCACGGGCTCCGTCCTGGCCGGGAGCCCCGTCCACCTCCCGGATGCGGGGCCGGCCACTCCGGAACAGTCTTCCCATCCTGCCGCCCCATTGCTTCCCGTGGCTGCTGGGCGTCTACGGCCACTCGCCTCTATTCACatctctcccccctctctccaCGCTCCGCCCTCCTGTCTGCCTCCGTCTCCCCTCCCGTGTCCCGTCCCTCCtgctctgcccccttctctctgcaTGGCCTGTCTTGCAGGGGAGCCGCCACCTCGCCCTCCTCAGCCTCCCATCTTCACTCAGAGTAAGTGGGGCTGCGCGTGGTGCTTTGGCCCccgctctcctctctctcctctcctcctggaaGGTACAGGGCCCTGGCCGCCGGCTGGGCAGGGCCATGGGTGTGTGCTGTGAGCTTCTGCTGCGGACGCGGCCCAGCATGCctgcctctcccccgcccccagaggCCTGGGCTTCTGGGACGAGTGTGTGATCCGGCACCCACTCTGCCTCGCTCCACCGTTGCCCGGCCCGGCCTCCCTTCCTTTGGGACCTGCGGAGGCTGCGTCTGGGCTTTCCTGCCCGTTGATCAGGAGCTCCGTGCTCGCTGAGGACAGTGCCCGGCGCGCTCGGCCGTGGGAGAGGGCGCGGCCGCCTGCACTGATGGTGTGCCggcgtgggggaggggtgctaaCCGGGGCCCAGGCGCAGGGCTGTGGGGTCTCGTGTATGGGGGGCTGCCGCTTGCTCTAGCTGAGTGCgggcaggagcccagcaggccccgtGGAGGGCTGCCGGCCGCCAGAGCGCGTCCCGCCCTCCTGCGTGAACAGGGCCTGTGTGCACGGAGGCTTCCGGCAGCTGAGGGCTGACCTCCGGGGGTGTGGGGAGTCGGTGGGGGATCCTTGGCTGTCTTCTCCACACCCCACCGCTCCCAGCCACCTGCCTGACGCGGTCGCCCTTCCGTCGCAGAACCAACCTACGACCCTGTGAGTGAGGACCAAGACCCCCTGTGCGGCGACTTCAAGAGGCTGGGCCTGCGGAAGCCAGGACTGGCCCGAGGGCTGTGGCTGGCGAGGCCCTCGGCCCGGGGGCCGGGCGCCCgggcgggccggggcggcggtGAGGTGCCGCTCATCGACTTCGGGGAGGAGCCCGTGGCCCCCGCCTCGCGGCCGAGCGCGCCCTCCCCGGCGCCGCTGGCCGCGGCCGCCTGCTCCTTGCTGGATGAGACGCCGCCCGGGAGCCCCGCGCGGGCCCTGCCCCGGCCCCTGCATCCCACGCCGGTGGTGGACTGGGACGCACGCCCGCTGCCCCCGCCTCCCGCCTACGACGACGTGGCCCAAGACGAGGACGACGTCGAGGTCTGCTCCATCAACAGCACCCTGGTGGGCGCAGGCGTCTCTCTCGGGCCCGGCCAGGGCGAGACCAGGTACGCCTTCGCGCCCGAGCCGGCCCAGCTGCTCCCGCCCCTGGAGGACAACCTGTTCCTGCCGCCCCACGGTGGGGGCCGGCCGCCCAGCCTGGCGCAGACCGCGGAGATCTTCCAGGCGCTGCAGCAGGAGTGCATGCGGCAGCTGCGGGGCCCGGCCGGAGCGCCGGCCCCCTCGCCCGGCCCCGCGGGCGACGACAAGCCCCAGGTGCCCCCCCGGGTGCCCCTCCCCCCGAGGCCCACGCGCCCCTGTGGTGAGCTGTCTCCAGCCCCCCTGGGCGAGGAGGAGACGGGGCGGTGGCCTggacctgcctcccctccccgggTGCCGCCCCGGGAGCCCCTGTCCCCGCAAGGCTCCAGGACCCCCAGCCCCTTGGTGCCACGTGGCGGCTCGCCGCTGCCCCCCCGGCTCTCCAGCTCACCCGGGAAGGCCATGCCCACCACCCAGAGCTTTGCCTCGGACCCCAAGTACGCCACGCCGCAGGTGACCCAGGCGCCCGGCGCGCGGGCGGGCCCCTGCATCTTGCCCATCGTCCGCGATGGCAGGAAGCTCAGCAGCACGCACTACTACCTGCTGCCGGAGCGCCCGCCCTACCTGGAGCGCTGCCAGCGCTTCCTGGGCGAGGCCCGGAGCCCCGAGGAGCCGGCGCCCGCGCCCCTGCCgctgcctccccccagcccagcccccacggCCACTGTCCGACCGATGCCTCAGGCTGCCCCGGACCCCAGGGCCAACTTCTCCGCCAACAACAGCAACCCAGGGGCCTGGCCGCTGCAGAGGGGCTGCCCCGGGGCCGGGCTGGAGGCCGGACG contains:
- the TNK2 gene encoding activated CDC42 kinase 1 isoform X2; translated protein: MQPEEGTGWLLELLSEVQLQQYFLRLRDDLNVTRLSHFEYVRSEDLEKIGMGRPGQRRLWEAVKRRKAVCKRKSWMSKVFSGKRLETEFPPHHSQSTFRKTSPTPGGPAGEGSLQSLTCLIGEKDLRLFEKLGDGSFGVVRRGEWDGPSGKTVSVAVKCLKPDVLSQPEAMDDFIREVNAMHSLDHRNLIRLYGVVLTPPMKMVTELAPLGSLLDRLRKHQGHFLLGTLSRYAVQVAEGMGYLESKRFIHRDLAARNLLLAARDLVKIGDFGLMRALPQNDDHYVMQEHRKVPFAWCAPESLKTRTFSHASDTWMFGVTLWEMFTYGQEPWVGLNGSQILHKIDKEGERLPRPEDCPQDVYNVMVQCWAHKPEDRPTFVALRDFLLEAQPTDMRALQDFEEADKLHIHVNDVITVIEGRAENYWWRGQNTRTLCVGPFPRNVVTSVAGLSAQDISQPLQNSFIHTGHGDSDPRHCWGFPDRIDELYLGNPMDPPDLLSVELSLSRPTQHLGRVKREPPPRPPQPPIFTQKPTYDPVSEDQDPLCGDFKRLGLRKPGLARGLWLARPSARGPGARAGRGGGEVPLIDFGEEPVAPASRPSAPSPAPLAAAACSLLDETPPGSPARALPRPLHPTPVVDWDARPLPPPPAYDDVAQDEDDVEVCSINSTLVGAGVSLGPGQGETRYAFAPEPAQLLPPLEDNLFLPPHGGGRPPSLAQTAEIFQALQQECMRQLRGPAGAPAPSPGPAGDDKPQVPPRVPLPPRPTRPCGELSPAPLGEEETGRWPGPASPPRVPPREPLSPQGSRTPSPLVPRGGSPLPPRLSSSPGKAMPTTQSFASDPKYATPQVTQAPGARAGPCILPIVRDGRKLSSTHYYLLPERPPYLERCQRFLGEARSPEEPAPAPLPLPPPSPAPTATVRPMPQAAPDPRANFSANNSNPGAWPLQRGCPGAGLEAGRPADKIRMLQATVHGVTTEECQAALQGHGWSVQRAAQYLKVEQLFGLGLRPRGECHKVLEMCDWDLEQAGCHLLGACGPAHHKR
- the TNK2 gene encoding activated CDC42 kinase 1 isoform X8; translated protein: MSKSTFRKTSPTPGGPAGEGSLQSLTCLIGEKDLRLFEKLGDGSFGVVRRGEWDGPSGKTVSVAVKCLKPDVLSQPEAMDDFIREVNAMHSLDHRNLIRLYGVVLTPPMKMVTELAPLGSLLDRLRKHQGHFLLGTLSRYAVQVAEGMGYLESKRFIHRDLAARNLLLAARDLVKIGDFGLMRALPQNDDHYVMQEHRKVPFAWCAPESLKTRTFSHASDTWMFGVTLWEMFTYGQEPWVGLNGSQILHKIDKEGERLPRPEDCPQDVYNVMVQCWAHKPEDRPTFVALRDFLLEAQPTDMRALQDFEEADKLHIHVNDVITVIEGRAENYWWRGQNTRTLCVGPFPRNVVTSVAGLSAQDISQPLQNSFIHTGHGDSDPRHCWGFPDRIDELYLGNPMDPPDLLSVELSLSRPTQHLGRVKREPPPRPPQPPIFTQKPTYDPVSEDQDPLCGDFKRLGLRKPGLARGLWLARPSARGPGARAGRGGGEVPLIDFGEEPVAPASRPSAPSPAPLAAAACSLLDETPPGSPARALPRPLHPTPVVDWDARPLPPPPAYDDVAQDEDDVEVCSINSTLVGAGVSLGPGQGETRYAFAPEPAQLLPPLEDNLFLPPHGGGRPPSLAQTAEIFQALQQECMRQLRGPAGAPAPSPGPAGDDKPQVPPRVPLPPRPTRPCGELSPAPLGEEETGRWPGPASPPRVPPREPLSPQGSRTPSPLVPRGGSPLPPRLSSSPGKAMPTTQSFASDPKYATPQVTQAPGARAGPCILPIVRDGRKLSSTHYYLLPERPPYLERCQRFLGEARSPEEPAPAPLPLPPPSPAPTATVRPMPQAAPDPRANFSANNSNPGAWPLQRGCPGAGLEAGRPADKIRMLQATVHGVTTEECQAALQGHGWSVQRAAQYLKVEQLFGLGLRPRGECHKVLEMCDWDLEQAGCHLLGACGPAHHNLLKKSSQDAKF
- the TNK2 gene encoding activated CDC42 kinase 1 isoform X9, with product MPAARRLPGLELSFPLLARLRRRLYTRLGGSSMQPEEGTGWLLELLSEVQLQQYFLRLRDDLNVTRLSHFEYVRSEDLEKIGMGRPGQRRLWEAVKRRKAVCKRKSWMSKVFSGKRLETEFPPHHSQSTFRKTSPTPGGPAGEGSLQSLTCLIGEKDLRLFEKLGDGSFGVVRRGEWDGPSGKTVSVAVKCLKPDVLSQPEAMDDFIREVNAMHSLDHRNLIRLYGVVLTPPMKMVTELAPLGSLLDRLRKHQGHFLLGTLSRYAVQVAEGMGYLESKRFIHRDLAARNLLLAARDLVKIGDFGLMRALPQNDDHYVMQEHRKVPFAWCAPESLKTRTFSHASDTWMFGVTLWEMFTYGQEPWVGLNGSQILHKIDKEGERLPRPEDCPQDVYNVMVQCWAHKPEDRPTFVALRDFLLEAQPTDMRALQDFEEADKLHIHVNDVITVIEGRAENYWWRGQNTRTLCVGPFPRNVVTSVAGLSAQDISQPLQNSFIHTGHGDSDPRHCWGFPDRIDELYLGNPMDPPDLLSVELSLSRPTQHLGRVKREPPPRPPQPPIFTQKPTYDPVSEDQDPLCGDFKRLGLRKPGLARGLWLARPSARGPGARAGRGGGEVPLIDFGEEPVAPASRPSAPSPAPLAAAACSLLDETPPGSPARALPRPLHPTPVVDWDARPLPPPPAYDDVAQDEDDVEVCSINSTLVGAGVSLGPGQGETRYAFAPEPAQLLPPLEDNLFLPPHGGGRPPSLAQTAEIFQALQQECMRQLRGPAGAPAPSPGPAGDDKPQVPPRVPLPPRPTRPCGELSPAPLGEEETGRWPGPASPPRVPPREPLSPQGSRTPSPLVPRGGSPLPPRLSSSPGKAMPTTQSFASDPKYATPQVTQAPGARAGPCILPIVRDGRKLSSTHYYLLPERPPYLERCQRFLGEARSPEEPAPAPLPLPPPSPAPTATVRPMPQAAPDPRANFSANNSNPGAWPLQRGCPGAGLEAGRPADKIRMLQATVHGVTTEECQAALQGHGWSVQRAAQYLKVEQLFGLGLRPRGECHKVLEMCDWDLEQAGCHLLGACGPAHHK
- the TNK2 gene encoding activated CDC42 kinase 1 isoform X3; protein product: MQPEEGTGWLLELLSEVQLQQYFLRLRDDLNVTRLSHFEYVRSEDLEKIGMGRPGQRRLWEAVKRRKAVCKRKSWMSKVFSGKRLETEFPPHHSQSTFRKTSPTPGGPAGEGSLQSLTCLIGEKDLRLFEKLGDGSFGVVRRGEWDGPSGKTVSVAVKCLKPDVLSQPEAMDDFIREVNAMHSLDHRNLIRLYGVVLTPPMKMVTELAPLGSLLDRLRKHQGHFLLGTLSRYAVQVAEGMGYLESKRFIHRDLAARNLLLAARDLVKIGDFGLMRALPQNDDHYVMQEHRKVPFAWCAPESLKTRTFSHASDTWMFGVTLWEMFTYGQEPWVGLNGSQILHKIDKEGERLPRPEDCPQDVYNVMVQCWAHKPEDRPTFVALRDFLLEAQPTDMRALQDFEEADKLHIHVNDVITVIEGRAENYWWRGQNTRTLCVGPFPRNVVTSVAGLSAQDISQPLQNSFIHTGHGDSDPRHCWGFPDRIDELYLGNPMDPPDLLSVELSLSRPTQHLGRVKKPTYDPVSEDQDPLCGDFKRLGLRKPGLARGLWLARPSARGPGARAGRGGGEVPLIDFGEEPVAPASRPSAPSPAPLAAAACSLLDETPPGSPARALPRPLHPTPVVDWDARPLPPPPAYDDVAQDEDDVEVCSINSTLVGAGVSLGPGQGETRYAFAPEPAQLLPPLEDNLFLPPHGGGRPPSLAQTAEIFQALQQECMRQLRGPAGAPAPSPGPAGDDKPQVPPRVPLPPRPTRPCGELSPAPLGEEETGRWPGPASPPRVPPREPLSPQGSRTPSPLVPRGGSPLPPRLSSSPGKAMPTTQSFASDPKYATPQVTQAPGARAGPCILPIVRDGRKLSSTHYYLLPERPPYLERCQRFLGEARSPEEPAPAPLPLPPPSPAPTATVRPMPQAAPDPRANFSANNSNPGAWPLQRGCPGAGLEAGRPADKIRMLQATVHGVTTEECQAALQGHGWSVQRAAQYLKVEQLFGLGLRPRGECHKVLEMCDWDLEQAGCHLLGACGPAHHNLLKKSSQDAKF
- the TNK2 gene encoding activated CDC42 kinase 1 isoform X4, producing MQPEEGTGWLLELLSEVQLQQYFLRLRDDLNVTRLSHFEYVRSEDLEKIGMGRPGQRRLWEAVKRRKAVCKRKSWMSKSTFRKTSPTPGGPAGEGSLQSLTCLIGEKDLRLFEKLGDGSFGVVRRGEWDGPSGKTVSVAVKCLKPDVLSQPEAMDDFIREVNAMHSLDHRNLIRLYGVVLTPPMKMVTELAPLGSLLDRLRKHQGHFLLGTLSRYAVQVAEGMGYLESKRFIHRDLAARNLLLAARDLVKIGDFGLMRALPQNDDHYVMQEHRKVPFAWCAPESLKTRTFSHASDTWMFGVTLWEMFTYGQEPWVGLNGSQILHKIDKEGERLPRPEDCPQDVYNVMVQCWAHKPEDRPTFVALRDFLLEAQPTDMRALQDFEEADKLHIHVNDVITVIEGRAENYWWRGQNTRTLCVGPFPRNVVTSVAGLSAQDISQPLQNSFIHTGHGDSDPRHCWGFPDRIDELYLGNPMDPPDLLSVELSLSRPTQHLGRVKREPPPRPPQPPIFTQKPTYDPVSEDQDPLCGDFKRLGLRKPGLARGLWLARPSARGPGARAGRGGGEVPLIDFGEEPVAPASRPSAPSPAPLAAAACSLLDETPPGSPARALPRPLHPTPVVDWDARPLPPPPAYDDVAQDEDDVEVCSINSTLVGAGVSLGPGQGETRYAFAPEPAQLLPPLEDNLFLPPHGGGRPPSLAQTAEIFQALQQECMRQLRGPAGAPAPSPGPAGDDKPQVPPRVPLPPRPTRPCGELSPAPLGEEETGRWPGPASPPRVPPREPLSPQGSRTPSPLVPRGGSPLPPRLSSSPGKAMPTTQSFASDPKYATPQVTQAPGARAGPCILPIVRDGRKLSSTHYYLLPERPPYLERCQRFLGEARSPEEPAPAPLPLPPPSPAPTATVRPMPQAAPDPRANFSANNSNPGAWPLQRGCPGAGLEAGRPADKIRMLQATVHGVTTEECQAALQGHGWSVQRAAQYLKVEQLFGLGLRPRGECHKVLEMCDWDLEQAGCHLLGACGPAHHNLLKKSSQDAKF
- the TNK2 gene encoding activated CDC42 kinase 1 isoform X1; protein product: MQPEEGTGWLLELLSEVQLQQYFLRLRDDLNVTRLSHFEYVRSEDLEKIGMGRPGQRRLWEAVKRRKAVCKRKSWMSKVFSGKRLETEFPPHHSQSTFRKTSPTPGGPAGEGSLQSLTCLIGEKDLRLFEKLGDGSFGVVRRGEWDGPSGKTVSVAVKCLKPDVLSQPEAMDDFIREVNAMHSLDHRNLIRLYGVVLTPPMKMVTELAPLGSLLDRLRKHQGHFLLGTLSRYAVQVAEGMGYLESKRFIHRDLAARNLLLAARDLVKIGDFGLMRALPQNDDHYVMQEHRKVPFAWCAPESLKTRTFSHASDTWMFGVTLWEMFTYGQEPWVGLNGSQILHKIDKEGERLPRPEDCPQDVYNVMVQCWAHKPEDRPTFVALRDFLLEAQPTDMRALQDFEEADKLHIHVNDVITVIEGRAENYWWRGQNTRTLCVGPFPRNVVTSVAGLSAQDISQPLQNSFIHTGHGDSDPRHCWGFPDRIDELYLGNPMDPPDLLSVELSLSRPTQHLGRVKREPPPRPPQPPIFTQKPTYDPVSEDQDPLCGDFKRLGLRKPGLARGLWLARPSARGPGARAGRGGGEVPLIDFGEEPVAPASRPSAPSPAPLAAAACSLLDETPPGSPARALPRPLHPTPVVDWDARPLPPPPAYDDVAQDEDDVEVCSINSTLVGAGVSLGPGQGETRYAFAPEPAQLLPPLEDNLFLPPHGGGRPPSLAQTAEIFQALQQECMRQLRGPAGAPAPSPGPAGDDKPQVPPRVPLPPRPTRPCGELSPAPLGEEETGRWPGPASPPRVPPREPLSPQGSRTPSPLVPRGGSPLPPRLSSSPGKAMPTTQSFASDPKYATPQVTQAPGARAGPCILPIVRDGRKLSSTHYYLLPERPPYLERCQRFLGEARSPEEPAPAPLPLPPPSPAPTATVRPMPQAAPDPRANFSANNSNPGAWPLQRGCPGAGLEAGRPADKIRMLQATVHGVTTEECQAALQGHGWSVQRAAQYLKVEQLFGLGLRPRGECHKVLEMCDWDLEQAGCHLLGACGPAHHNLLKKSSQDAKF
- the TNK2 gene encoding activated CDC42 kinase 1 isoform X7, producing MSKVFSGKRLETEFPPHHSQSTFRKTSPTPGGPAGEGSLQSLTCLIGEKDLRLFEKLGDGSFGVVRRGEWDGPSGKTVSVAVKCLKPDVLSQPEAMDDFIREVNAMHSLDHRNLIRLYGVVLTPPMKMVTELAPLGSLLDRLRKHQGHFLLGTLSRYAVQVAEGMGYLESKRFIHRDLAARNLLLAARDLVKIGDFGLMRALPQNDDHYVMQEHRKVPFAWCAPESLKTRTFSHASDTWMFGVTLWEMFTYGQEPWVGLNGSQILHKIDKEGERLPRPEDCPQDVYNVMVQCWAHKPEDRPTFVALRDFLLEAQPTDMRALQDFEEADKLHIHVNDVITVIEGRAENYWWRGQNTRTLCVGPFPRNVVTSVAGLSAQDISQPLQNSFIHTGHGDSDPRHCWGFPDRIDELYLGNPMDPPDLLSVELSLSRPTQHLGRVKREPPPRPPQPPIFTQKPTYDPVSEDQDPLCGDFKRLGLRKPGLARGLWLARPSARGPGARAGRGGGEVPLIDFGEEPVAPASRPSAPSPAPLAAAACSLLDETPPGSPARALPRPLHPTPVVDWDARPLPPPPAYDDVAQDEDDVEVCSINSTLVGAGVSLGPGQGETRYAFAPEPAQLLPPLEDNLFLPPHGGGRPPSLAQTAEIFQALQQECMRQLRGPAGAPAPSPGPAGDDKPQVPPRVPLPPRPTRPCGELSPAPLGEEETGRWPGPASPPRVPPREPLSPQGSRTPSPLVPRGGSPLPPRLSSSPGKAMPTTQSFASDPKYATPQVTQAPGARAGPCILPIVRDGRKLSSTHYYLLPERPPYLERCQRFLGEARSPEEPAPAPLPLPPPSPAPTATVRPMPQAAPDPRANFSANNSNPGAWPLQRGCPGAGLEAGRPADKIRMLQATVHGVTTEECQAALQGHGWSVQRAAQYLKVEQLFGLGLRPRGECHKVLEMCDWDLEQAGCHLLGACGPAHHNLLKKSSQDAKF